The Apodemus sylvaticus chromosome 5, mApoSyl1.1, whole genome shotgun sequence genome has a segment encoding these proteins:
- the LOC127684148 gene encoding olfactory receptor 1L1-like yields the protein MATKNTTEVTEFVLLGLSSRPEMQPVIFGVVLIMYLMAVLGNTLLVLVACTDLKLQTPMYFLLSQLSLIDISLTTIIVPQMLVHTLSLNRTISYNCCMTQLFSFMTVGSMEVHLLGAMAYDRYVAICDPLRYSAIVSHSLCLRITLTSLVVVSLNSLLYTVLVTRLRFCGNKVTHFFCDITPLLKLSCIRPVVNEMLIFTEGVAVVVSPFFFIFGSYVRIGIAIAHMHSVAALQKALSTCSSHVLVVMFLFGSLVHMYLKPSSSYNLEQDRQVAIFYTLISPMLNPLIYSLRNQEVKGALWRLLKKLHLRQLSAWSLGKACQQIC from the coding sequence ATGGCTACTAAAAACACGACAGAAGTGACTGAATTTGTGTTGTTGGGATTGTCCAGTAGGCCAGAGATGCAGCCAGTTATTTTTGGAGTTGTCCTTATCATGTACCTGATGGCAGTTTTGGGCAATACCCTACTAGTACTTGTTGCTTGCACAGACCTCAAACTTCAGACCCCCATGTACTTCCTTCTCAGCCAGCTTTCCTTGATTGACATATCTTTAACAACAATCATTGTTCCCCAGATGCTGGTACATACACTCTCTTTAAATAGAACAATTTCCTATAACTGCTGCATGACACAACTCTTTTCCTTTATGACTGTGGGCAGCATGGAAGTTCACTTGCTTGGTGCAATGGCATATGATCGCTATGTTGCAATTTGTGACCCTTTAAGATACTCTGCCATTGTCAGCCATAGCCTCTGTCTGCGAATAACATTGACCTCATTGGTGGTGGTCAGCCTTAACAGTCTCCTGTATACTGTGTTGGTCACTCGTTTAAGGTTCTGTGGCAACAAAGTCAcccacttcttctgtgacatCACTCCTCTGCTGAAGCTCTCCTGTATTCGACCAGTGGTCAATGAAATGTTAATCTTCACTGAGGGTGTAGCAGTGGTGGTCAGCcccttcttctttatttttggctCCTATGTTCGTATAGGTATTGCGATAGCCCACATGCACTCAGTTGCGGCCTTGCAGAAAGCTCTGTCCACTTGTAGCTCTCATGTTCTGGTTGTGATGTTCCTCTTTGGTTCTTTGGTTCACATGTACCTCAAGCCATCATCCAGCTACAACCTAGAACAAGATCGTCAGGTTGCCATCTTCTACACACTCATTTCTCCCATGTTAAATCCACTAATCTACAGCCTCAGGAACCAGGAAGTTAAAGGAGCACTATGGAGGCTTTTAAAGAAACTGCATCTCAGGCAGCTTTCAGCCTGGAGTTTGGGCAAAGCATGCCAGCAAATCTGCTGA